The Chloroflexi bacterium ADurb.Bin180 genome has a window encoding:
- a CDS encoding LVIVD repeat protein has protein sequence MKPRCSTWFALALTLSLCLGAMPAAAQPPPDPAFSAPVVEASLAAPISKNVELVGQFGGTAAAVAVQGNYAYVGVGPRLVILDVSNPAAPVLLGRTDVLPGVVQDVAVDGHYAYVADWDAGLRIIDIANPAAPTEVGFYDTPGNAKGVALAGHYAYVADGWWGLRIIDIANPAAPTAVGFYDTPGYAQGVALAGHYAYVADGDAGLRIVDIANPAAPTAVGFYDTPGYARGVALAGHYAYVADDDAGLRIIDIANPAAPSEVGFYTTPGYALGVALAGAYAYVADFWSGLRIIDIANPAAPTEVGFCDTPGDAVGVAVAGHYAFVADGGGGLRIIDIANPAAPTAVGFYDTPGYAQGVALAAHYACVADGEGGLAILRPLRDKFTVTLLPEGGTVASTARDAYLVFPSGSFTSTISLTYRQLWLDENTGPLAGIGRTFELSAVYRDTGQAAQLGPGQSFTATLHYTDAERGGAIESTLALYSWDGSAWVREPTSVLDAGTNTITAAPNHLGLFAVLGNTLRLTLPVVVKRN, from the coding sequence GTGAAGCCGCGCTGCTCTACCTGGTTCGCGCTCGCTCTCACCCTCTCTCTGTGTCTGGGCGCAATGCCCGCGGCGGCTCAGCCGCCGCCTGATCCTGCCTTCTCTGCCCCGGTAGTCGAAGCGTCTCTCGCCGCGCCAATCAGCAAGAACGTCGAGCTCGTCGGACAGTTTGGCGGAACGGCTGCTGCCGTCGCGGTTCAGGGCAACTATGCCTATGTGGGCGTTGGCCCGCGGCTGGTCATTCTGGACGTCTCCAATCCCGCTGCCCCCGTCCTTCTGGGACGCACGGACGTACTGCCCGGCGTGGTGCAGGACGTGGCCGTGGACGGCCACTATGCCTACGTCGCGGACTGGGACGCGGGCCTGCGCATCATCGACATCGCCAACCCGGCCGCTCCCACCGAGGTCGGTTTCTACGACACGCCGGGCAATGCCAAGGGCGTCGCCCTGGCCGGACACTATGCCTACGTCGCGGATGGGTGGTGGGGCCTGCGCATCATCGACATCGCCAACCCCGCCGCTCCCACCGCGGTCGGGTTCTACGACACGCCGGGCTATGCGCAGGGCGTCGCCCTGGCCGGACACTATGCCTACGTCGCCGATGGGGACGCGGGCCTGCGCATCGTCGACATCGCCAACCCCGCCGCTCCCACCGCGGTCGGTTTCTACGACACGCCGGGCTATGCGCGGGGCGTGGCCCTGGCCGGACACTATGCCTACGTCGCGGATGACGACGCGGGCCTGCGCATCATCGACATCGCCAACCCCGCCGCTCCCAGCGAGGTCGGTTTCTACACCACGCCGGGCTATGCGCTGGGCGTCGCCCTGGCCGGAGCCTATGCCTACGTCGCGGATTTCTGGTCGGGCCTGCGCATCATCGACATCGCCAACCCCGCTGCTCCCACCGAGGTCGGTTTCTGCGACACGCCGGGCGATGCGGTGGGCGTCGCCGTGGCCGGACACTATGCCTTCGTCGCGGATGGGGGCGGCGGCCTGCGCATCATCGACATCGCCAACCCCGCCGCTCCGACCGCGGTGGGTTTCTACGACACGCCGGGCTATGCGCAGGGCGTTGCCCTGGCCGCACACTATGCCTGCGTCGCGGATGGGGAGGGTGGTCTGGCCATCCTGCGCCCGCTGCGCGACAAGTTCACTGTCACCCTGCTTCCCGAGGGCGGCACCGTGGCGTCAACGGCCAGGGACGCCTACTTGGTGTTCCCCTCCGGTTCGTTCACTTCCACCATCAGCCTGACCTACCGCCAGCTCTGGCTCGATGAGAACACGGGCCCGCTTGCCGGCATCGGCCGCACCTTTGAGCTGAGCGCGGTCTATCGAGACACGGGCCAGGCCGCGCAGCTAGGGCCGGGGCAGAGTTTCACCGCGACCCTGCACTATACGGACGCCGAGCGCGGCGGGGCCATCGAGAGCACGCTGGCTCTGTATAGCTGGGATGGCAGTGCCTGGGTCAGGGAACCGACCAGTGTGCTCGATGCGGGAACCAACACCATCACCGCTGCCCCGAACCATCTGGGCCTCTTTGCGGTGCTGGGGAACACGCTCCGCCTGACATTGCCGGTGGTGGTCAAGAGGAACTGA